The DNA region TATTTGTTTAGGGTCCGAGGTGGTTTTTCTGTTACTGTAATGAAGACTTAGACAGCGGTTGTATGCAGGGCttggcactggcacctgccaactggccaaatgctggtaaaactgtgGCTGGTGATTATgttagaataagctacctgccaaattggctagtgacactatgGTATGGCCATTGAAACTGAATAGAGTATACATCAGtcggtatgacatatcagaatagcctatattctgcacttagTCCCTTGTGTATCCATTGTtggtaagttcaagaaaaagctcagttactcagtttctattcgTTTGATTCATTTCCAATCCATTTCAGTTCCAATAGTATTACTGAGTATTTTCTTATCTAGATTCAAATACAGTAACAGGAAATAAAGCTGACATTCTGAACTTTTATTCCATACTCATCTGTTCGTCTCAAACCTTAATGTCTTTGGTGGACAATAAAAACAAGATAATTTGTCTTGCTATTCCAAGAATTCTGGAGGGGACTGTATGTCCtgtaaaacaatgttttttttctaggTTTTAACAGTTAACATgctactattctccatctaatgaatggatttaatgttttgaaaatgatagcattttgattattttattcaCAGATTACCAactgtcccaacttcatcggagttggggtttgtatataatTTGTCCTGTTTCAATTTCAGTCAGCCATTTCAGTGGAGTAGACAGATATGTGACATACTTTGTTCATTCTGTCGCTGCAGGTGGTGTCTGAGGTTTGCTTTCCTGATTCACGTTCAGCGGACTCTCCAACGTCGGCGAGCGTCACTGACTCCAGTGAAGATTCACATTCATTTCTGCCACAAACATCGTCTACACCTCAACGCCTGCAGAGACCTTCAGAAATCATTGAGAAGCTCCTTCAGGAAGCTGACGGTgggcaacatgttttttttttcacttgagCGTTACATCTTGTTCCAGACCAGTAAACAAGGTGGGACATGGGACTTCTCCTACCTGCATTATTCCAGCTCCCACCTCGAAGCGTTCCAGGCAGTTGAAGTGGGAGttctttgcctggttaacaccagacctaatcacaagtgagattaggtctggggagttgcctattgtaaattccatatagggccggaatacttggctattatgacacactgccctgctctctgattgggagaaactgttaaggtcggaatgcttggccattatgacacagatcccatgatcttggacgttatgagtcatcctcaccagactgtctttcagatcgaaacaattgtgtagaactaaaggcagtatgggagttcccaggctagggagTTCTACAACTTCACCTACAATCATAGGAACCGCCACGATTGAACTGACTTTGGCAAGGTGTTTTGATACAAGACAAAAGGGTCAATATAACAAATAGTGCAAGCGTGTGTTCCATTCATGTTGACACAATGTCACTCCATAACATCAAGATGTTTAGTTGAGTAAATGGGGTCTGAAACAAAGTTAATCTTATTTATAGATAATGTAAATAGTAGCTCCATGGGCGCTGCCATTATCTTCCATGGGAGTAGTGCGAATTCCCCCCCTAGTTAACTTAAGGGACATCCCACTTTGACTGGCGTTCCAGTGGACTTTCTGTATTGGGAGGTAGGAGAAGGGCCATCTCCCAGTTTGGACTGGGTCTGGAATGCATAATTTGTCCCGCTATTACGTAACACATTTCATCCATCTTGCTGTCAACATAGATTCAGAGGAGTCTGACTTTGAGAATGACCCTGTACTACTGGTGCTGCGAGAGCAGAGGCGCTCGGTAAAGCAACGCATATGGTAAGACGTTCATTGACAGCGCAGCCAGAGCCTGTGTAGACTATCATGTATTGTAAAGCTTTCAGTCTAAGACCTTCATGAGGGAACACAGTACAGCATAGCTGTGTGACCTGAGGAAGGTCTTTGGCCAAAATcttggcaatttaaaaaaaaaagcaaaaaggatTTAAGCATGCAGACATTTTTGCTTCAGTTTTCATAGTTGTGTGTTAATGTCTGGTCCCTTCTAGTCATGAGTGCGGTGCAACTTGTTTAAATGTATACTAAATGCGGTCACAACCGCACTTATTTTTTTGGTTAGGCCTACACTTAATGCGGTACAGCATATAATATAGCTAAGCAAGAGATGGCTTCTTTAAGGACAATCATACTTGTTCAAAAGACGATGCACGTTTGCTGGTGTATGTACTCACTTCAATTTCCCTTTGAACACAGTGAGATGGACATGTTGCTAGAATCGTGGAAAGACACACAACCCTGAAGACAACATCTGAGCATCTGAGACTGCATCTTTGCACAAGTTATGTGATTATAAAGGAATCGTAAGACTATTTACTGAATGGCTGTATAATTGTTTGTAAGCACATAGCACACCATGGTTTTACATTTTGTTTATTACTAAATGTGTGACTATGGTATAAAGGCTGCTTAGAATGCAAGGCTACTAAGATAGCAACAACAAATATGTATCTGTAAATAATGCCCTTCCACCATGAAATGGatgtattttattaatattaaacTTGCATTTTACTACTGAATGTTCTGTTATGTTACTCACTAAGTACATTTTGATGTCTGCTGTGTTCTTATACACCAAGTGGATCTGCTTCAATATAAGGTGGCACAATGCTACATCTTTGCTGCTATTTCCGAGTAACGAGAAGCAATGTAGAATTCTACGTCCTCTTTCAGAGCTCCACTGTAGACAGATGTGAACTTGCTGAactttagtaaacctccctccagaCATCTCATACGCTACTGAGCAAGTTGTGAGCTGTAAAGTCACTGGATAAAGTCTGGTTCTTGATGATCGGCTTTGTTAGATTTGGAATGGTTTACCTAACCAAAAATGATCTGGCTGTTTCTCGTCTATGTTCACCctatcacatgcaaggatttttgataagaAGACTCATTTGAAAACGTGTCGGTAGTGGGGGCCACCAGCTGGCAAGAGCCAGGTTATGGTCTACCACTCCACAATGTATAAATTCAGGTTTTGATGAACAAATGAGGTTGGAAATAATGGGGTGAAGCATAATTTTCCTTCAGCTGTGCCACTTTTATTTGAAGAAACAGTCTCAGAAGTTACAGTAAACAGTCATCATTGTTTAACAATTATTATAATTGAAAAACAATTCCACAGTTGCTGAAAGTGAATAATATTGTATTGCCAATATATGTTAACTTCCTGACCCGAAAAGATGAGCCAGATACAAGTTTGTCTTGAATTTTAAAAACGCTGATAAAACATAGCTGCAGATTTGCTAAAAGAACACTGGTACACATTCTACTAAAACTTAGCATTAATCCCTCGTTTGGTACGATATTTGACTTTTGTTAAAAAGCATAAAAATATTAGCGATCGTACATATCCTTTAAGATCTTAATGCTCTCTGCATATCTCAGCTGGTTCTTGTTGGAGGAATCCTTCCACCTGTGAAAACACATTAAATGACAGCATAACACTTCATTACAATACTCCTAGCTGACCCTTTAATACAAaagtgacttgcagttattttaggcatagggtattggttacagttctgAATTCCTGTGTTGGGCATTATTTCAACTGTTGAAATGGTTGGTGTATTCTCCATCATGTTATCCTTTCTGAGTAGTGCTTATAATGTGACTGGTCTTGACCTCAAGCTTGCCATATTATCCCCTGGTTGCCCTTATAATGCAGCTAAACTGTAAGAACATAGTACAGAATGCAATTTACCCTTAGGTAGCAATAATTAAAGGCTTCCCTTCCAAATGCCTGATGGGCTTCTTATGCTGTTTGAAACCCATATATATCATTCACTCATCATTAACTTAACTCTAACTGTATGGACAAGTGAGAAGAGTTTAACTAATGCACTCCCATGCCATCATACATGCTGACCTTTGAACTGAGCACTAAAACAAGTTGAAAATTCCATTTTTCACTATAGCATTTTCATTTATAAAATTACCCATATGATTTAATTTAACCATTACCTTAAATTACCCTAAATCAAGATTCAAATTCACCTTCGTGTAAAGTATCTGAACTTACTTTTGTCTGATTTTCTTCCATCGAGCCATATGGTTAAACATCAAAGTACTAGCAGTCAAGCTTGCATCTGCAGTCTGGAAATGGAGAAAACCCAATATTATTCACTACATTTATGAATCAGCAAAACATTAACCGGTACATGAACTGTAACGGTACCCTCAGAGTGTAGACCTCCACCAACTCAACTGCACCCTCTAGCGCTGTAAGCTGTAGGTACAATTAAATCAAATTCCTAAAATGTCCTTACAATGGTAAATAATCCAGAAGGGATTGTCAAAAGCTATTCACTTCCAAATCATCAATACATAATCGTCCATCCCCAAAATGTTATAAAaatacggcatggttgacccacctcccttggtttgccactggtcgaggccagaacaGGCAATGCCAAAGTTTAACCtaaacattttctttttcatcattttctacaacgtctctgcttaaaccacatcactgctttgaacacgcctctacccagggctgttggagctgATCAACGTCGATTGCTTCCCGATGAAGTGGGTGAAGTTCCCaagttctccggagctcagaaagtacttgcattgctcttgaccggaCTAGTACCAATGCCGAAGGTATACATACCTTACGGGTGGCGTGAGCCGATTCAAGATTTCTTTTATTACATCTCACTATACGTGTGTATAATAAAGTACAATtatttgtgttttgtctcctccaaagataaataaatgatgattatgattgtgagtgtgtgtgtgtgtgagtgagagtagaaagatgacatttaatttcaacaGGGATCACACGCCCATGTCAGTAGTCTCTCAGTTTTAAACCCATACTGTGCTCCAGCTCGTACCTCTGTGGGGGACGTGACAGTCTTGACTGCAGGGGGGATCCTCAAGTTAACCGGCTCTCTCGACGAGTTGGTGGGACACGGGGTAGGCGTGGGCAGTCGGTACACATTTTGATTCTTGCCATTTATCATGTCAACCACCTATAACAATTGCAGAGGTTTAGTTTTATTAACAGGTGCactgtgtgtaggatggtggccagagcaggtattgtaactatgctgctcattaaaccTCTGCTGCCtagaggtgtaaatcacagcctccatgacgatacgatttaatattgatatcttattatttgatgcgatacgattagattattttcgatacttaagaatgccccacgatacgctACAATTtgattttttcccaattacttttccacttctattaagttattgggcaggggccagcgattcgattattttcgatgcgattcgattcaatcatcagccTATATCaggatatatcgatacatttcgatattatttacacccctattgctGCCCATCTTTTCATGCATATTGACAAGGTAAActaatttactagtatgaccaaagtacaataagcTTTGAAGATTTCTATTTCTTAACATTCAAAATGTAAGACATGGaggagatccaccttttcatgcatgaaaagctcAGTTTTCCCAGTCAGAATGAATACTTAGacggtggtgttaagtattcatgaaacaggtaacatttgtgaatcatTCATGTacagcatgaatactggaaataaactactaaaatgttacacagtgcacttttaaacaATGCTAATACTTAGCATGGCACTAgggagggcatttggaacgctcacacagcgcacatcagctgacgacagttgaAGTGCAAGtccaggttagcacaagaggtggttctcagacacatgcaaaaggtcacaTTCAACTTGCACATCATTACATTATAATTGTAATTAATGGGTGcattgtttaaaggtgcactgtgtaatactttTCGACAACAGTGCTTCACAAAAAAGGAAACAACAGTTTTATACAGTTGTGGTTGGGTTTTGTTTCAATGTTATCATTAAAAGCTGAATCTATAGTCAGGACGGTCAACAGTCCTGAATCCTGTTGCACTGCCACTACACACCACTCACTTTTTCAGCAAACTAACAAAGTTAAAGCCTTTTTTGTTACCAAAATAATGCACAATGCATTAATTCATAGCAGAGATCATCACAAAATTAATGGAAAAAAAGTTACAAGGCCAGCTTTAATATTGATCCTTCAGAGTGCTGTTCAATATATTTACTGAACTGATGACCAGATGTATGCATTTTTGGTAATGTACTTTGCACCCTCCTTAGTTCTAAGAAAAAGCACTCGGTTTGAATTTCACCTGGTATGCATCATCTGTTGAATGTTTTATAATCCCTTTATCCACACTTTCAAGTGTGATTAGCAGTCGTGCGGTTAAAAAGGCACAATTGATAGGGAATAAAATGTGGTCCACGTGGAATGAAAATACTTTCTCCCCTTTTTCATTCCATTTTGACCACATAAATCAAGAAATACATGAAACGATATCTTAACCAAATTACTGCAATAATAACAGGCCTATTATACGTGACCGGTAAAGCGGGTACTTTAAAACGTCAGTGGTAGCCTAGAAGCAGCAAATGCGATTCACAGCTGGGAGGGTCATGAGGGTCCTAGATGGATTTGAAAAGGTCACATTGGGTTCATTCCATcatccaaactcctgtcctcaacttgtgcttgtggcctcgcgcttcgctgatgccccacctccatgAAAAAAACAGTAAAGttcccccgctgtcagcttagccacaactTTGAGGGGACTTTTCCCCTTTCAACATCCCTATTGTAAATGAGGAAATGAccattgaattgtgcttttgcaagatattgaatcaaagttctatcgtcaatgacgtcttgcgacatcatcacaaggccataagcagaagggaggacaggagtttgaaTCATGGAATGAACCCATGGTCACATTTCTTGACCATTGGCTCATCTCGATGTGGAGTCTGATGTGGCAAGGGTACATGGGTGGGGTACCTGTACCAAATGTAAGATTCAACTTCATAAAAACTGAGCAGTGGACAATTGTCCGCCTCAGAAAAACTATTACCAGAGAAAAAcgcggagaggaaaaaaaaatgtccagaTATATATGTCCAATATGCAGTAGGAAGACAGGAGGACTTGCTTACCTCTTCATCAGACATGGACTGTTGGGGACTGGAGTTCACGCCGGGGTCACGTGCCGTGGGGTTGTTACGCATCCAGGCTCGACAGATCGGATACAGAGGAGTGGTGGCCCCGAATTGAGCCAGGTCTACACTGCGGTCGAACAGCTTGATGATGTATGCATCTTTgaaaaaaacaaagtaaaaagTTTGTACATAAGTTTGAAAATAAATAACGTTATTTCCgtaagcccgtaaaagtcctcaacgaaactcatcattatgcacaatgaaaagcactcgtattgataacgaaaatccttgtctaattcaagtaggtaacatttgaaatatcttgtaagtgttgccttgaaaatacaagccttaatcacaattcaatgaaaacgTTTTTTAATAATCTCGTCTGAaactttgttgaggacttttacgggcttaaGGAAGTAATGACAGCGCAGCTTTAGAAAGACAGAATATATTCGGCTTGTGtggataataaactcctggactaatTCCTAACTTCTAAATGCTTCGTTTTGTtgagtagagaccatatttgtagtactactgtagaagtttggtgtcatgacatgtaatttttgtggggtaaagttTGGAGATGCTGTGAATGCCCAGCAAACTATtcaaaactagaagcactcagagagcgcagacctccgccaaggaacctgcttgaccaccccaagtctttctgccttctttttgtggagtcctcGCAATTTCTgctcactaggggcatctagataggccagcaatggtgaaggatCTTTTCAACAGTCCTGGTtgcggttcgtgatccggatcaccaccagaattgttCTCtctgggtcattactaacaactccacaaagtttcgcccaaatcagttgattagtttttgagttattctgctgacagaatctttcaaaaagttCTGGTTCCCGTTCGTGATTCGGATCACcaacagaatttaatcacttgttccttgggtcattatcaacaactccacaaagttgaaTTTGTACAAACTCGTACAAATTCGTTGATTAGCTTTTTATGCTGctgaccaggcttgtacgaaattccgaattgaattgagaatgactccaaaattcaaattcaattcttgaatttcaatatgaattgaattaaaattccaaacaggaaatggaattgcaattcgaattggaatggcaggaaactgaatttcacagaatttaaattctaagaaattcaaagcaatgacataatactgacactaggtggtagcagggatggtcagtatctcgaatacttcaattaaaatacatttcgaaatagaacatagtattttgaattttgtatttcatgtcagtgaattacaagtatttgaagtttgtatAAAAATACATTGTACTTCCccccctgtattttgaattttcaaaataagagaaaatacaatagcctacgttctcctgaacaatgcaattacatagtaggaacacggatcaaatagtatgtaagtgatgcttgtagctatattggaatgtaaaagtgtttgtctgggaaaggggtgaaggactccaaagattgacagttcaattcccaggtaaCATTGGCAGGTGACTACCTGACTACGAGTTACTAAGGAATAACCAGTCTCAAAATTCGGAATTATTGAATATATGCTGTTGGATCAAAAAACGccactcttgataaaatatcatcaataattgaaattgccatgctaagcaccaaaggtgcaaccatgatcattactaatgctgcaccatgcatcacccacaagatggcgctctaaggccacaaatggtgcattagtgacgctttgcaagatgcgtggacataatttacaagatacactttcttgtttattgaactcacatacagaccttgacatatctgtaccattttttaaatgctagttgtgccaagtagcccattgtttatacAGCCTTAATTACATAATTACAAGAacttaacattattgtttgttcaatgactggaaatgatggtTACACAGGAGGTTGTGTGCTTTAAAGTAGGActaccttttattgtgtaagtgaattgaattgttattttttgtcatgccatacaagccattgagtagcgaagggaaattgagtttccttgctgagactcgaaccttgaacttctggcatgcaaaactggggctctaaccgctacaccaaatagccagacTCATTAGCTTGTAAGTCAGGACACACCCACATACGGtacctagtttctgttgtattttgtgtatttgaaatgCAAAAAagtattttgattattgatacatttactgttatgtattttgtaatgtattTGTAACATTGTATTTGCATTGTATTTTTGAAATACATTTAGTCGCGTCTTTGTccatccctgggtggtggtgtaaaattcaaagaaactcaaagtaatgacaaaataagaacactatgtggtgctgtatatttataagcatgtgtctattcccggcactgcaaggtgggtgggaagagtgaattgtagcccccttaggtcacctgttgggctgcttcctagcagtgctttatgatttgggtaggtaattatttgactttcgggtttttttaacttccattttgagttagtacaatgccattctctatttttctgtagaccttaggtggtaatatttacatacattttggtacataacaaataagaagtgtgaaagtcatctgtaggccttgcacttattattatacatgcaacTGCTGAAAATCACAATAGGGGCCTGCATGGTTTATACAACATTTActtatcattttgaatgctgaatacatttgtagttaaatttattagcaatatatatttttgttaatgctattgtacttagttacactgttattgttgtattttattattttgaaaacacagaagttgtgtgttcatccacttcctgaattgcagtgagtttcaattccattttgaattcaatttcctgtcattcaaattcagttcaattcaacatcctgtaggggaggagtcaattcaattcaaattcaattccacttcctgaattgaatttaattcagaaattctgaatttcgtacaagcctgctgctgACAAAtaaatagggatgcaccgataccacttttttgaaaaccgatacaagtacgagtacattaatgtgtgtacttgccgataccgagtaccgataccgataccttttaccaccaaaatacaatgaaaataaatgcatggccttgtttttttccacctgtgatgtttttattgtccatttccatgtagatttaaatgctaGTAAATGTatcaggtggcacttttttccatgttactttcaagtccacagaacgtgacaagattttgcattgttttgtgtaatagcagtatcgttcctggtatcggcaagtgcttgacgagtacgagtacgagtataatgagcagtatcgggtgccgatatcggtatcggggcatccctacaaataaacaaacaaacagacagacagacaaaccaacgcgaccaaaaacataacctccttggcggaggtaaaaaccataaataactcggtaactctgctaatgttcacccaagccagaaaacactaagggtggactactggatgcatgtcacggttcaaaaagcattagggtgaatctactccgaaccatcactttaagttATTATTAGCTTATTAAGTTATTCAGCGAAAATTTGCTGATCTCCACGACAGAAGCAATTTCAGAGTCTCACCAAAAAAGGGGGCGATGAACTTACTCTGTTTGTGTTGATTACTCTCAGCAATGCTGTCGTCCATTTCCTTGCGTTTCTTTCTCCTGTGCTGGGGAAAGCGCGCTGAAGGCCTTTAACACAACACAAGAGACGCACTTCAGAAACACACTAATGTGATAGTGTGAGATTCAGAACAtatttgcatactgtacatattgtaGACAATTACTACATGCACACTCACTACAcctacagtataggccaaaagtttgaTATGCAAGAAATTTACAAAAAAGTTCACTGACTTTTTGAATAAACTTTTTTTTAGATTGTATGATCTGTCCACAGACAGCAGGATGATGATGCAATCATGATAGGCCTATATGGAATATGTGATTTATGATGTGAtataatatacagtgccctccataattattggcacccctggttgagatgtgttaaaagccttaaaataaattcagtgtttattgcagaagaatactgtcacactgaaaattttaggaaaatgtagccttcaactcaaatgaattgtaggaaaataaaaaaaatccctgactaaaaaataattagttttcattaaatcacctgttccacaattattggcacccttaacaattcccaggaaataaatataattgaagcatttctgtcatttctacagtagtttacaaagtttaccagagtatgtaggaacatttaattagtaattcatcacttcctgtttccctggggtataaatatgacgtgacaccgaggccatttctcttatccactcttaaacatgggaaagacaaaggaacacagcatacaagtgaggcagatgtgcgtcgaccttcacaggtcaggcagaggctacaagaagattgccactcaactgcagctgcccatatctactgtgagaggaataattaagaagttcaaaacaacgggaacagtggtaaacaagcctggacgaggacccaagtttattttgccaccacgcacagtgaggaggatggtaagagaaatcaaaatatctccaaagctcactgttacagaattacaacaaatggtagcatcctggggtcacaaagtctccaaatcaaccatcaggcgctgtctacacgccaacaagctgtttgggaggcatgcacaaagaaaacctttcctcacccacaatcataaacgtctGGAGtgcgcccagcggtattggggcttcaactgggaccgtgtgccttggtcagatgagaccaagattgagctttttggcaacaaacactctaagtgggtctggcgtgccacgaaagatgtgcatactgaaaagcacctcatacccactgtgaagtatgggggtgggtcagtgatgctgtggggctgtttcgcttccaaaggccctgggaagcttgttagggtgcatggcatcatgaatgctttgaaataccaggacattttaaatcaaaatctcttgccctctgccaaaaagctgaagatgggtcgtcactgggtctttcagcaagacaatgaccctaaacatatggccaaatctacacagaaatggttaaccagacacaaaatcaagctcctcctatggccatctcagtccccagacctcaaccccattgagaacctgtggggtgagctgaagaggagagtacagaggagaggacccaggtctctggatgatttagagagattctgcaaagaggaatggctgaagatccctctttctgtcttttcccatcttgtgaaacattataggagaagattaggtgctgttttgttggcaaaagggggttgtacaaaatattaacaacaggggtgctaataattgtgacacacattatttgatgtcaaataattatttctttatgtgggattttttccccactcaataaatgcacttgtattgaaggttggatttttctcttttttccattaaggtcccatattatttagagaaaaataataataattggaagctaaaaaacacatctcaaccaggggtgccaataataatggagggcactgtatgatcTATGATTATAGGATATATGATTTAATTGATTGAATAAAgtcgaactgaactgaactgattatGTTTTCGATCGTAAGTTGCTTTGtctgtcaaatgtaatgtaatgtaatatcaacattaacaaaacaaaaacatttttaccTTTTCCCAACTGAGGACGGTGAAAGATCCC from Engraulis encrasicolus isolate BLACKSEA-1 chromosome 5, IST_EnEncr_1.0, whole genome shotgun sequence includes:
- the lin37 gene encoding protein lin-37 homolog isoform X1; translation: MLKVKIKTEKPGETLLLSDVVGRGARGRLDAVLQGLVEKNENSERDHSEDDTGKVAADLSKDLSPSSVGKRPSARFPQHRRKKRKEMDDSIAESNQHKQNAYIIKLFDRSVDLAQFGATTPLYPICRAWMRNNPTARDPGVNSSPQQSMSDEEVVDMINGKNQNVYRLPTPTPCPTNSSREPVNLRIPPAVKTVTSPTETADASLTASTLMFNHMARWKKIRQKWKDSSNKNQLRYAESIKILKDMYDR
- the lin37 gene encoding protein lin-37 homolog isoform X2, producing MLKVKIKTEKPDVVGRGARGRLDAVLQGLVEKNENSERDHSEDDTGKVAADLSKDLSPSSVGKRPSARFPQHRRKKRKEMDDSIAESNQHKQNAYIIKLFDRSVDLAQFGATTPLYPICRAWMRNNPTARDPGVNSSPQQSMSDEEVVDMINGKNQNVYRLPTPTPCPTNSSREPVNLRIPPAVKTVTSPTETADASLTASTLMFNHMARWKKIRQKWKDSSNKNQLRYAESIKILKDMYDR